Genomic DNA from Chaetodon trifascialis isolate fChaTrf1 chromosome 19, fChaTrf1.hap1, whole genome shotgun sequence:
GACCTTGCTTTGTGCACTGGTGTACAGTCATGTTGGAACAGGAAGGGGCGAAAACTGTTCCCACAAAGATAGCATGGAATTGGGTGCATTGTACATAGCAGACTACACATGattgagagaatgccaagagtgtgcaaagctgtcatcaaagcaaatggtggccactttgaagaatctaaaatataaaacatattgtggtttgtttaacacttttttgtttactatataattccatatgtgttccttcatagtttggatgtcttcagtattaatctacaatgaagaaaatttaaaaaaaaattgagaaaaagcattgaatgagaaggtctgtccaaacttttgactggcCTCACTGCAGTCTTGAAATGCTTTAGTCCTGGTTCAACCACGAATAAAGCACATTGCTAATTTGTTTGgaaagtgctgtataaataaagtttatcatttCTGATCTACCAAAATTGTTGTTACTGAAATTGTTTTTATGATCGGCTTGTTATTAAACTGTTGCtttgtgtgaagcactttgtaatgtgctatataaataaagataCTTCTTCTGCTTATTGTTataagtattattattatcattactacATCAAGTGAAATATATTAAAGAGTCGTCTGGATGTTGTTCAGGATGTCGCCATAGACAAAGTTGAACAGCTGTTCCTTTGATTTGGTTCCATCTAGCTGCAAGACATCAGCACCTGACCCCTCCATGATGTTCTTATGTTTCAGATACATGGGCCAGACGTGGTCATTGAACAGGCCCAGGAACTACAATAGTAGTTGTAGAACTACAATAGTAGATCCTGGAGCAATCtacaatcaacaacaacaaacaatcaAAAACTAGATTTTGAAACAGGAGCGCTCTACCACATAGGGGCTCAAGATTAGATAAAACACAGGAGCAGGTCCTTATTGTTTACTTTAGTTATGCATATTCAGAAACAAATCAGTCCAATTAGAAGAAAGTCATTGACACAAAAGGAACCTGGACCCCAGGAAAGTTGCCCATTTAGCTTGGTTGTCAGTGCAGTTTTGCATGTTGCTATAGTGTGTCCCACTTTCACTGTGGTAAGACACTGTCAGCTTGGgcagggcagctgtggctcaggaggtagagtggttgTCCACCAATCCGGAAGTCGGTGGTTCGATCTCTAaccttggcagtccacatgccgaagtatccttggccAACCCCAAAATTGCCCacgatgctgtgccatcagtgtgtgaattcatatatATGTttctttggataaaagcgtctgacaaatgactaattgtaattgtaggTTGAATGTGTCAACTGGGTGCAAAAGGTTAGCAAAATCAACTCACcattaaaattaaaagacacAACAACTGAGAATTGTCTATTTATAGCAAACTGTTATACAATAGAGTTGTTCTTTGCTCTCAAAtaatcaaaacagcaacatagATTCTGCAGAGAACTAATCCCCCCTTTAATAAAACAACAGCACATATATGGAGGGGGTTGGGTGGAGGGAGCTGTGGCAGTAAGCCGTGCATTAGCAGAGTAACAATGAGAAGTGTCAGGTTGTACACCTGCATGAATATGTTGGATATATCTGGTCAGCTGGTAAAGTTGATGCATGAGCATATGATCATTAAGTATAAATCCAATGCTTCATCAACAGAGGAATAAAGACTGGAAAGTTATTGATTTCTGATGGAAGGGCCCACAGACTACACCGTTAAACATGCAGGACTTGGACATTGAGATCGTGTGGGATTACAAATACCTaggtgttcacctcaaccacaaaccacacaaaccacaaactggactggacaaataaCATAGATgccctgtacaggaggggccaaagtaATCTGGACCTGGTCCTGTCCATTGGAGTATGTGATGCTGTTAAAAGCATATGGTTCtatggtggcatctgcagttttctatgtagtggtctgctggggcttAACAAGACttaacaaactggtcaggagagctgcctctgtcctggactgccctctgaaCACCATCcaggaggtgggtgagaggaggatgttagccaagctgacattgATCATGGAGAACCCATCCCAACCCCTgcgctatcgcaggtccttcatcTGGCAAACTGTTTacagacagcatcaacacagtgctacattacatgacgCTGGAGTAAACAGCGGAACAACAAAGTGGAAGCGATTGTGAATGACAGCAACTCAGCCACGAAGAGGTAGGCCACGTAAAATGATGGAGCGGGGTCAATGGATGCTGAGGGGCATAGTGCACAGAGGTCGCCAACTTTCTGAAGAGTCAATCACTACAGACCTCCAAACTTCGTGTGGCCTTCAGATTAGTTCAAGAACAGTGTGTAGAGAGCTTCATGGAATGGGTTTCCATGGCCGAGCAGCTGCATCCAAACCATACATcaccaaatgaaatgcaaagcGTTGGATGCAGTGGTGTAAATCACGCCACCACTGGACTCTAGAGCAGTGGAGATGCGTTCTCTGAAGTGACGAATTGGTGATCTGATGGACAAGTCTTGGTTTGGCAGTTGCCAGGCGAACGGTActtgtctgactgcattgtgcCAAGTGTAAAGTTTTGTGGAGGGGGGATTATGGtgtggggatgtttttcagGAGCTGGGCTTGGCCCCTTAGTTCCGGTGAAAGGAACTCTGAATGCTTCAGGATACCAAGGGTTTTTAGACAATTCCATGCTCCCAACTTTGTGGGAACATTTGGGGATGACCCCTTCCTTTCTAACATGACTGTACACCAGTGCACAAAGCAAGGTCCATAAAGATATGGATGAGAGAGTTTGGTGTGGATGAACTTGACTGTCCTGACCTCAACCCAATAGAACACCTTTGAGATGAAtaacagcagagactgagagcCAGACCTCTCGTCCAACATCAGTGTTTGACCTCACAAATGCGCTTCtggaagaatggtcaaaaattcccaTACACTCCTAAAccttgtggaaagccttcccaGAAGAGTTGAGAGGCAGGTGAGccaatacttttggcaatatattgtatattgtgcatatacagtacatacaacTAGTATTTCTAAAGTGCAATACAATACATGCCATTAGTTAGTTTtctcatttctatttttttttttataatctgtacaaatgtacttatacatagttgtttttctattcgGTACCCTGTATACTTTTTTAATtctgacctctttatgccactgtgcttgctttttgtaatacttgctggctgtaacgactacATTttcccagtgtgggatcaattaGGTCTCatcttatcttgtcttaacATGCTCTGTTTTACCTTGACTTTCTAAAATGCCTGCGTTCCTTCCGGGCCTTAAAACAGGACGATTTGGCGCAGGAATTTTTCAGATCCACGACCTGGTAGATGATGGGGTTGTACATGGCTGAGGACTTTGCCAGCAGCGTTGGAATGACAGACACAGGGATGGGCACCGAGTCTGGTTCACCAAACGCTGACACCACTGACACCACTGCATACGGTATCCAGGCTATCAAGAAGCCTGCACAGATCAGCATTGCCACCTGAGAGAGGATCCAAAGCAACATTCAGATCAGAGATTTGTCCTTAATATGATTCCTCTATGAGCACTACTGAAAAGTCTTCTCTCTATTTCCTTTGTTTAGCACTCTTGCTTTATCCTGCTTTTTTCTTTACCATGCATTCCCTCCAACCTCTCACCTACCTTTGTAAGTTTCATCTCAAGGTTGTGGCTGTTTCTGATGCGGGCGTCAAAATGGGAAATCTCCTTTGCAGAGGACTTCACCTTGAAGATGATCATGACGTAGGAGAAGACAATAATGCCTGTGGGGAGGACAAGACAGAAGAACAGGATGGCCATGACGAAGCTCTGGCCAGACACGGAGGCCTGTGCCAGCCACCAGTCCAATGTGCAAGAGGTCCCGAAGGGCTCCGGAGCATAACTTCCCCAGCCGATCAGGGGCATGGTGGCCCAGAAGGCTGCATAGACCCACACAAAGGCCAGGCACAGGAAGGCGTGGTGGCGTTTTAGCCATGTGCCTAGGAGTGAAGTATGATGGACTAGTGGTGAGAAAGACAAGAAACCTTAAAGGCTGCTTAAATGctgttctgcagctgcatgtcTGTATCTGAACTACTCAGTGAACTCGTTAGCTTCTGGGGATCAATTAGTCTTGTATAGACATCTGTGCAGACaaattgtacaaaaaaaaaggagatcCTGGGAGATCCTGACGTACCGTATCTGAGATGGCAGATCTTGAGGTACCGGTCCAGACTGACCATGGTCATCGTAATGAGGCTCCCACAGCCAAAGAAGAAGCCCGCCCAGCCATAGAAACGACAACCCTCCCATCCGAACAACCAGCGGTGGGAGAAACTAGATACAATGAAAAAGGGCTTTCCTGTCACTgcaaggacagagaagaggaaagatggacaggaggagaaagaatgagaCACATGGAGAGGGatcaggggaaaaaagagaatgGGAGTGAGTGGAAATGTGGCTGGAACAGAGTGAAATCCATTATTAGTATCAACTCATTAAATTAAGGTTCATCTTAatcctgaaaacacagacagaaattaCTTCAGCTGAACACAAGTGTCTATTGACTTACGCCACACACATAAAATGCCTGCAGAAAATTCCCAGTCAGTgtttccaaaacaaaaaaatggatAGCAGGAATACATGTGATAGCTCTTGTGACAACTTGTGAGAAGTGCCTCATTACTGAGCAGCATAAAGGGAGGTGACAAAGGAGAGTGGAAGGACTGCTGATTGttgagaaacacaaagaataaAAGTGTGAATACTACAGAAGCTGTGATATTTTCATGAGAGTTGCCCCAGCCTTATCCTTTACTTAGTCACAAACATCAGGGATTAATGAGCTCAGCTCAAGTGTACTCTTTTCAGGAAACCACTGTGACTTACTGATTATTGTGGTGTCAGATATACAGTAGGCCCTTGTCCTGGAGAGCTGGACAGGCCAAGCCCAAGTGGCATAAAAGGGACAAACATTAAAACCTCTTGAGGCAAGATTGCATGAGACATGATGTGCTAAATGTTTTCTTGGAATCACTGAAAACCCAGCcaggcatgcacacatgcttgcaCACAATTGCTCACATGTTCGGACGCTGAATAGCCAGTGCTATTTAAGTTCATACTTCACAAGAGCctgttcaaagttcagttcacacagattAAAACAAACTACAGTAGTTTTTGTTCCTAAAAAAATGAACTAGCTCGTGTTCatgtctcctgtttttcatAAGGTTGCAAAGGTTGCTGAGCCCCTTTCAATAAAGCAAACAAAGTTAAATGGtcctttcaaaaatgttgtgaTTTGACTTGGGTGGGACAAGTCTGAGGTGGTTGGCTCATGGTCTTTTATGATACCTTTCGATCATCATTCACTCGCAGATATTTTCCAACACTGTTTGGATGCTTCAGCTTGATGTGTCATTTCAAATTTGTCACTGTTGAATTGCCACATTGTTTGTTCAGGTGCAATTTGAATAAAACTTTTCTCCATTGAAATCTGTATTTATTTGATCATAGAGCTACTTTAGATATCCATAGATGTGTCCGATATAGTCAGTTGCACTAGCCGTTGCTGGAGACTTTCTTGGTCGGAGCACACAGCAGTGGCTGAGACTGCAGGGAACCTCTTCATGACAGACTCCTGGGTGTTTTTTTCCCTGAGGCAACATGTGGTTGCCAGGCGACAGGCTCGACCATTTTGCTCTCTCACCTGTTCATTTAGTGAAGTCTGCCAGTGGTCCTTTTCAAACGCTGCACAGCTTCATATTTTGTATAGGCAGTTATAGGCAGACATACAGTCTGTGCGCCAATCTCGTGCTAGTTGACAGCGAAATAACTCactattttactgtttttaactttGCCAAGATAATTGTGGAAAATCTTTTCAAAACTGATGTTACTTTCTCTTGCCAAGCAAACAATCAATATCAATCAGAGGTGAGGTCTGATTGCTCTTCCATTGGACAATGTAACTAACTTTCATTCTGTGTAGATTTTGATTGCCATTTGCCATTGTTTCCTTTGAGTCTTCTTAATCCCGCCAGGGCTTTGTTGTAAATCTCTGAAATGCTAAAAGCTGGTCTTTTCCTGGGAATGGATCATTCTTCCACTCTGTTTAATGGCAGtgttttttagttttgtgtttAAGGGGTTGAAAGTAGATCTTTGGAAATTACTAGATAAACCCACAATGACCTCCTCAATGGTATGTCAATGATACTAGGCTGTCTCTGtgacaaactcatgtaaaaagGATTATTGAATAATGGAGAGTACTTACAGGGATGGGGTGTGATTCCCCCATCCCTGTAAGTACTCTGTATTTCATCCACACTTTACTTCAGGTTTCAGACTTGCCTTTTCCACCAGTAACACTACCATTTTATAAACCATGGGTCACCTTCCTTGCCGCATCCAGGCTCATAATTCATTATGGAATATTTTGCTTTCTTCTGTGATTTGCTTTATTTCTGTGGTAGTGCACCATGGCAAAACAGCATAAACACTGCTTGTagcatttaacttgatataCGATGAGCATTctaaagaaacaaagaaatgggGGGCATATTTTCCAGTCACATTTTAGCTTCTAATTGATGCAACTGCAAATGCAACTAAATGGTCACATTCTGGAATTATACATTGGCTTTATGAATTGCCATGTGAGCTACAACAGCAGCATGGGGTTGCAAGAGCAGGTATAGAATGACTAAGCAAATTTATAAGTGGAGCACTGAAGATTAAAACACAGCACCCTATTGTGGAGGGTCTGTTGGACATAAATTGCAggaatttgttgacaatgataaaaataaaaaataacaccAGACTTATCCTTTTAAGGTTAAGGGAGTATTTTCAATGACAGCAGTAGGTGTATTTCTAAAGAAAGCTACATAGTTCAAATAAAAGGGCTGTGGCATAACCTCAGCCACGTCCCTGATGCGCATAAAGATGAATGGTCCTGTCTTCATGTGTAGAACTGAGGAGTGGGTCTTGATTATGTACAAAATTATGAGGACAAGGATCAGCAATGGTTTCTCATGTCAGTTTCATAGAACCCCTCAAGTGAGGTGGTGGGCTGATGACTTGTTCCAGACCGAAGTGTTAGCTGGACAGGCCGAGTGAATCAATCAGCCAAATGACCTCATCATCTTTCGGTCCTACAGGGCAAAAACTCATTTCAGTAATGGA
This window encodes:
- the opn5 gene encoding opsin-5, with the protein product MAVMENETWLYPSNVPHYLLRGDPFASRLSKEADIVAAFYICIIGIMSATGNGYVIYMTIKRKTKLKPPELMTVNLAIFDFGISVTGKPFFIVSSFSHRWLFGWEGCRFYGWAGFFFGCGSLITMTMVSLDRYLKICHLRYGTWLKRHHAFLCLAFVWVYAAFWATMPLIGWGSYAPEPFGTSCTLDWWLAQASVSGQSFVMAILFFCLVLPTGIIVFSYVMIIFKVKSSAKEISHFDARIRNSHNLEMKLTKVAMLICAGFLIAWIPYAVVSVVSAFGEPDSVPIPVSVIPTLLAKSSAMYNPIIYQVVDLKNSCAKSSCFKARKERRHFRKSRFYTISGSLRGTPPAKEADITK